The following proteins come from a genomic window of Legionella cherrii:
- a CDS encoding M20/M25/M40 family metallo-hydrolase — protein sequence MKIFTRQFLGVTFALSCITSSYASNQSDTDSWYAKAEQMLEYAVKVPTVVGQNHVPELAQYFANQFRAAGIPDKDIHIIPYNQTAALIVRWRAAIPTSEKPIMVMGHMDVVEAKKDDWSMDPFTLVKKNGYYYGRGTIDMKDGLVATTVAIMKLKAQGFQNKRDIIVFFTGDEETGGVGAQKGATEWNDLLNAEYGLNADAGGGSFDTNNHPLGFKIQTAEKTYTDYMFTVRNSGGHSSKPRADNAIYQLADALKRLEAYRFQPMMTETTRAYFAAREKSEANALGDAMRAWLKNPSDSKAADIIEADPGEVGLTRTRCVATRLFAGHANNALPQLAQATINCRLMPGVSPDTIKKELEQIVADPNVLVTRLDDHVASLDSPLRRDVLNAYKQSIHTRFPDAPIIPSMSTGATDARPFRIVGTPVYGVNGTWVISPEDLRAHGRDERLPVQALNDNVDHWVRMLTTLAG from the coding sequence ATGAAGATTTTTACCCGCCAGTTTTTGGGAGTTACGTTTGCCTTATCGTGTATCACAAGTTCGTATGCGTCCAATCAATCGGATACTGATTCTTGGTATGCCAAAGCCGAACAAATGCTGGAGTACGCAGTAAAGGTTCCAACTGTAGTTGGACAAAATCATGTACCGGAGTTAGCACAATATTTTGCTAATCAATTTCGTGCTGCAGGTATTCCTGATAAAGACATCCATATTATACCCTACAATCAAACTGCAGCATTGATTGTGCGTTGGCGAGCCGCGATTCCTACTTCTGAGAAACCCATTATGGTTATGGGGCATATGGATGTTGTTGAAGCAAAAAAAGACGATTGGTCCATGGATCCCTTCACCTTAGTTAAAAAAAATGGTTATTATTACGGCCGTGGAACAATCGATATGAAAGACGGTCTGGTAGCAACTACAGTAGCCATCATGAAGCTCAAGGCACAGGGTTTTCAAAATAAACGCGATATCATCGTTTTTTTTACAGGAGATGAAGAAACAGGTGGTGTTGGTGCACAAAAAGGAGCCACTGAATGGAACGATTTGCTGAATGCCGAATATGGATTAAATGCAGATGCTGGTGGCGGATCATTTGATACCAATAATCATCCGCTTGGATTTAAGATTCAAACTGCTGAAAAAACATACACTGATTATATGTTTACAGTCCGCAATTCTGGTGGACATTCTTCAAAACCCAGGGCCGATAATGCTATTTATCAACTGGCTGATGCTTTAAAACGTCTGGAGGCTTATCGCTTTCAGCCGATGATGACTGAAACCACACGAGCTTATTTTGCGGCGAGAGAAAAATCAGAAGCGAATGCCTTAGGCGATGCGATGAGAGCCTGGTTGAAAAACCCATCTGATAGCAAAGCAGCTGATATCATTGAAGCGGATCCTGGTGAGGTAGGGCTAACGCGTACTCGTTGTGTTGCAACCAGATTATTTGCTGGACACGCCAATAATGCTTTACCACAGCTAGCACAAGCAACTATAAATTGCCGCCTTATGCCCGGTGTTTCACCTGACACGATAAAGAAGGAGCTTGAACAAATTGTTGCTGATCCTAATGTTTTAGTGACTCGATTGGATGATCATGTGGCATCTCTAGATTCTCCATTGCGACGCGATGTCCTGAATGCCTATAAACAATCCATTCATACTCGTTTTCCAGATGCACCTATCATTCCGAGTATGAGTACAGGAGCAACTGATGCGCGACCCTTTCGTATTGTGGGTACTCCTGTTTATGGCGTAAATGGTACTTGGGTGATCAGTCCTGAAGATTTACGTGCTCATGGCCGAGATGAGCGCCTACCGGTACAAGCGTTAAATGATAATGTGGATCATTGGGTAAGAATGCTAACAACCTTAGCCGGATAG
- a CDS encoding GH3 family domain-containing protein, translating to MNWKRILIAAITRKKYQAFIKDTQYPERCRERLWNQEIVPLLKKSSYWQALLPNSQTLSLNDFPITNYEDYEAALLAAQHSHIQPFNGEKLMFWSETSGTSGARKFFPITASFQAQFQRTMPPYIYTLTQRVPGLFKEKIVYLAAVDSHRTSPAGTPSGWISNFNYRHLPSFIKRFYALPDEVFDNAEVYEQWSALYALATDLSALFAVTPMVIDALFKRCRNDFKYFLPYLLGEKPVPDFLPPIQITRKRQHYLQQLLKQEPSSFKEFWPSLSIVGCWISSLCEYPAHQLQNLLGPGVGMVDGTFSATEGWLTVPIDNQPGGFLHPGAHIVEFIEEGKSIKKENLLQSWELEQGKKYEIFLTTAMGFVRYQLKDVVKCTGFLNKAPRLEFCYKTQMIKLESCSVSGSELQNMLSDISFEIEPHWYFARNRVGNRIVFVTDDAIQISDAILARMHECLMQINESYAHSVMTKEVLPMVLLQLSKDELLADNHAQTKPKLISQQVITEK from the coding sequence ATGAATTGGAAAAGAATACTTATTGCAGCAATTACCCGAAAAAAATATCAGGCTTTTATTAAGGATACCCAATATCCTGAGCGTTGTCGTGAACGTTTATGGAATCAAGAAATCGTTCCTTTATTAAAAAAATCCTCCTATTGGCAGGCTCTGTTACCAAATAGCCAAACTTTAAGTCTCAATGATTTTCCAATTACGAATTATGAAGATTATGAGGCAGCGCTTCTGGCTGCTCAACACAGTCATATTCAGCCTTTTAATGGGGAAAAATTGATGTTTTGGTCAGAGACTTCGGGAACTTCCGGCGCTCGAAAGTTTTTCCCAATCACTGCGTCATTCCAGGCGCAGTTTCAGCGTACGATGCCCCCTTATATTTATACCTTGACTCAACGCGTTCCTGGTTTGTTTAAAGAAAAAATAGTGTATTTGGCCGCAGTCGATTCGCATAGAACGTCTCCAGCGGGTACTCCTTCAGGTTGGATTAGCAATTTTAACTATCGTCATTTGCCTTCTTTTATTAAACGCTTTTATGCGTTGCCTGATGAAGTATTCGATAATGCTGAAGTCTATGAGCAATGGTCTGCCTTATATGCTTTAGCAACGGATCTCAGTGCACTGTTTGCTGTAACTCCTATGGTTATTGATGCTTTGTTCAAGCGGTGTCGTAACGACTTTAAGTATTTTTTACCCTATTTATTAGGGGAAAAACCGGTTCCTGATTTTTTGCCTCCAATTCAAATTACAAGAAAACGTCAACATTATTTACAGCAGTTGCTAAAACAGGAGCCCAGCTCCTTTAAAGAATTTTGGCCCTCATTAAGTATTGTTGGATGCTGGATTTCCAGTCTTTGTGAATATCCTGCGCATCAATTGCAAAATTTGTTAGGACCAGGAGTTGGCATGGTTGATGGCACTTTTTCTGCTACTGAAGGATGGCTTACTGTCCCTATAGACAATCAACCAGGTGGTTTTTTGCATCCCGGTGCACATATCGTCGAGTTTATTGAAGAGGGCAAGAGTATTAAGAAAGAAAATCTTTTGCAATCTTGGGAGTTAGAGCAAGGTAAAAAATATGAAATATTCTTAACTACAGCAATGGGCTTTGTTCGTTATCAGTTAAAAGATGTAGTGAAATGTACTGGTTTCTTAAATAAAGCACCAAGACTTGAGTTTTGTTATAAAACCCAAATGATAAAGTTGGAAAGTTGTTCTGTCTCTGGTTCCGAATTGCAGAACATGCTGAGCGATATTTCTTTTGAAATCGAACCGCATTGGTATTTTGCACGTAATCGTGTCGGGAATAGAATTGTTTTTGTCACTGACGATGCAATTCAAATATCCGATGCGATATTAGCGCGTATGCACGAATGCTTAATGCAAATCAATGAGTCCTATGCACATAGTGTGATGACTAAAGAAGTATTACCCATGGTTTTATTGCAATTGTCGAAAGATGAATTATTGGCGGATAATCATGCACAGACAAAACCTAAGTTAATTTCTCAGCAAGTCATTACCGAAAAATAA
- a CDS encoding acyl-CoA dehydrogenase family protein: MRNYSLPIGTALAVARASSVMPQQLSFWSAIIKFLIPKITEEIVEECGIVMGARAYLRTTEWAMFQKIRRDISVIGLFDGSSQVNLSVIAGSLLPQARMRGSCLPSQLHQLESIFNLNGVCSPFSLDRLGLFTHAEDDILAGLSVLKSEHINPLIHAIRAELTRLDREIVSLHEQKQFDPRSLAAFRLAEQYCWIFAASCCLHFWHFNQELMAKELLGIDWIQLAIQLILNKLNSYPSIDNRLQESMAGSLSQFYEQHKLFSVIPITIPA; this comes from the coding sequence TTGCGCAATTACTCATTGCCGATTGGCACCGCTTTAGCTGTCGCTCGTGCAAGTTCGGTAATGCCTCAACAACTCTCTTTTTGGTCGGCTATTATTAAATTTCTCATTCCCAAAATAACTGAAGAAATTGTCGAAGAATGTGGCATAGTAATGGGTGCTCGGGCTTATTTACGTACAACCGAGTGGGCCATGTTTCAGAAAATCAGACGCGATATCTCAGTAATTGGTTTATTTGATGGGAGTAGTCAGGTTAATTTATCCGTGATTGCAGGAAGTTTATTACCACAAGCAAGGATGAGGGGAAGTTGCCTTCCAAGTCAGTTACACCAACTGGAGTCTATTTTTAATCTCAATGGTGTTTGCTCGCCATTTTCTCTAGATCGCCTAGGCCTTTTTACGCATGCAGAAGACGATATTTTAGCGGGTTTATCTGTATTAAAATCGGAACATATCAATCCTTTAATTCATGCGATTCGTGCTGAGCTTACTCGATTGGATCGCGAAATTGTTTCTTTGCATGAACAAAAACAATTTGACCCACGCAGCTTGGCCGCATTTCGCTTAGCAGAACAATATTGCTGGATTTTTGCAGCAAGTTGTTGCCTTCACTTTTGGCATTTTAATCAGGAATTGATGGCTAAAGAATTACTGGGCATAGACTGGATTCAGTTGGCAATTCAATTAATTCTTAACAAATTAAATTCATACCCAAGTATTGATAACAGATTGCAAGAATCTATGGCGGGCAGTTTATCGCAATTTTACGAGCAACATAAATTATTTTCGGTGATTCCGATAACCATACCTGCCTAA
- a CDS encoding acyl-CoA dehydrogenase family protein, which yields MINNAGWKLSIKTLQVSRTLCASFAVGGADTALRLALSFSLQRHIYGKAAYEIPAVKQRLGEQFCAITHCRLAPL from the coding sequence GTGATAAACAACGCGGGTTGGAAATTATCTATAAAAACATTGCAGGTTTCACGAACTTTATGTGCTTCTTTTGCTGTTGGCGGTGCAGATACAGCATTACGCTTGGCCCTTTCTTTTAGCCTGCAAAGACATATATATGGTAAGGCTGCATATGAAATTCCGGCGGTAAAACAACGACTGGGAGAACAGTTTTGCGCAATTACTCATTGCCGATTGGCACCGCTTTAG
- a CDS encoding acyl-CoA dehydrogenase family protein: MVKSICRRDLTTGIALGLPFLGALPLWIAGNQKQKKELVASFRRGEITACALTEEEHGSDIMANEVVAQPSQNGWVLSGRKWCINFATQGENITLLCRTHERGGPLGFSVFFLNKSKNTIRFHANP, translated from the coding sequence TTGGTTAAATCAATATGTAGACGCGATTTAACCACAGGTATAGCCCTAGGATTGCCATTCCTAGGTGCTTTACCCCTTTGGATAGCAGGAAATCAAAAGCAGAAAAAAGAGCTGGTGGCATCTTTTCGACGTGGTGAAATTACGGCATGTGCGTTGACGGAGGAAGAACATGGTTCTGATATCATGGCAAATGAAGTCGTAGCCCAACCTTCTCAGAATGGGTGGGTGTTATCCGGAAGGAAATGGTGCATTAATTTTGCTACTCAGGGGGAAAATATTACCCTTCTGTGTCGAACTCATGAACGGGGAGGGCCTTTAGGCTTCTCTGTTTTTTTTCTGAATAAATCTAAAAATACAATCCGGTTTCATGCCAACCCCTAA
- a CDS encoding acyl-CoA carboxylase subunit beta has protein sequence MPSSSVDKTTMKWIESLIDEHSFLPLLADYAPNDQVHLQFGAEVITGLAKVNHRPVAIYAHNHSVNRGYITSQGAKKIIRLMDRAKDLRIPIIAFLASPGISLEENLLSGDEYTQIIARNINLSGIVPQFAVLVAPTLGAPAYSAVLMDLLFFNKHRSYLMVTSPMVVQQAIGEKVSMGELGGTAMHASITGIADFVDDSITAQINQVKNMLHFLPSHNGESPPRHAVLEPMHALPNIPNDPRVPFNMLDLVQAIVDNSEVCQYKSMYGQAMICAFVRVHGYAVGIVANQSIRFSGAIDSDAAQKAAKFIRICDAYRIPILTLIDVPGFMPGKREEQKGLLQHGARLCAAMQTRVPRMSVIVRKCYGAAAFLMMQTASQQGDLVLALETATLGVMGKETTKKVQSTDGQASAEIQSSETDGLHLDPSLRDAYVSGLIDELIAPEQIRGRLAQHLEYLYRKMDDLPIARHSIV, from the coding sequence ATGCCCTCATCGTCTGTTGATAAAACCACGATGAAATGGATAGAAAGTCTCATTGATGAGCATAGTTTTCTTCCATTGCTTGCCGATTATGCCCCTAATGATCAAGTCCACTTACAATTTGGGGCTGAAGTGATTACCGGTTTAGCTAAAGTAAACCATAGGCCTGTTGCAATATATGCTCATAATCATTCAGTGAATCGAGGATATATTACCAGCCAAGGGGCGAAAAAGATTATACGCCTTATGGATAGAGCCAAAGACTTACGCATCCCTATCATCGCCTTTTTAGCTTCCCCTGGTATTTCTTTGGAAGAGAATTTGTTAAGTGGTGATGAGTACACTCAAATTATTGCACGCAATATTAATTTATCCGGTATTGTTCCTCAGTTTGCAGTGCTTGTTGCTCCAACCTTAGGTGCACCGGCTTATTCGGCTGTGTTGATGGATTTGCTTTTTTTTAATAAGCATCGTAGCTATTTAATGGTTACCAGTCCTATGGTTGTTCAACAAGCAATCGGTGAAAAAGTCAGTATGGGTGAACTGGGTGGTACAGCTATGCATGCAAGTATTACTGGCATCGCGGATTTTGTTGATGACAGTATCACTGCACAAATAAACCAGGTAAAAAACATGCTCCACTTTCTTCCATCACATAATGGGGAAAGTCCTCCGAGGCATGCAGTCCTAGAACCCATGCATGCTTTGCCCAATATCCCAAATGACCCCAGAGTACCCTTTAATATGCTCGATTTGGTTCAAGCAATTGTGGATAATTCAGAAGTATGCCAATACAAAAGCATGTATGGACAAGCCATGATTTGTGCTTTTGTACGGGTCCATGGGTATGCGGTAGGGATTGTTGCCAATCAAAGCATTCGTTTTAGTGGAGCAATTGATTCTGATGCCGCGCAAAAAGCAGCTAAATTTATCCGGATATGCGATGCTTATCGAATTCCCATACTTACATTAATTGATGTTCCAGGTTTTATGCCGGGAAAACGTGAAGAGCAAAAAGGCTTATTGCAACATGGGGCCAGATTATGTGCGGCCATGCAAACTCGGGTGCCTAGAATGAGTGTGATTGTTCGTAAATGCTATGGGGCAGCTGCTTTTCTCATGATGCAAACCGCATCGCAACAAGGTGATCTGGTTTTGGCTTTAGAGACGGCGACTCTTGGTGTTATGGGTAAAGAGACCACAAAAAAAGTACAAAGTACGGATGGACAGGCCTCTGCCGAAATACAATCGAGTGAAACGGATGGGCTGCACCTCGATCCTTCGTTAAGGGATGCCTATGTGTCGGGTTTGATTGATGAACTGATTGCTCCCGAACAAATACGTGGTCGTTTGGCGCAACATTTGGAATACTTATATCGCAAGATGGATGATCTGCCCATTGCACGACATTCTATTGTGTAA
- a CDS encoding 3-oxoacyl-ACP synthase III family protein, translating into MEILSPNIRFDITAASRVLPNSPPVTNLDILKNFPRTSSHSLSFLEKFAEKIGEEFGFYSRYWCHKPWESLDKSRALTSESLATEAVQKLFAQFTPSKIHAFLLGSTTNKRFTGSQAAAVLGSLGLDAPAYDLKTGCSTSLSTLHLAYALMALGYSNILVSCAETLSKVIDPENEKTWIGLADGAAALFMEKKETGAFTIEKTFFSTEGKYVEAFTTQGVFPPTQEQIDTIGYHLIGDESLMKELAYVKYKQMLAHLLPTEEDREAITWIIPHQVNRKLITHLLEENQIINKSIIWDSDTIGNLGGASVLYSLARAVEEKIFDRPGKILMMSVGGGLSYAAQVLQFHKP; encoded by the coding sequence ATGGAAATTCTGTCCCCCAATATTCGTTTTGATATTACCGCAGCATCCCGTGTTCTCCCAAATTCTCCTCCAGTCACTAATCTGGATATTTTAAAAAACTTCCCAAGAACCTCGAGCCACTCATTATCTTTTTTAGAAAAATTTGCTGAAAAAATTGGTGAGGAGTTTGGTTTTTATTCTCGTTATTGGTGCCATAAACCTTGGGAGTCTCTAGACAAATCCAGAGCGTTAACTTCTGAATCATTAGCCACTGAAGCAGTACAAAAACTGTTTGCACAGTTCACCCCCTCCAAAATACATGCTTTTTTGTTGGGGTCTACCACCAATAAACGATTTACGGGCTCACAAGCTGCAGCGGTCCTCGGAAGCTTGGGATTAGATGCCCCTGCTTATGATTTGAAAACGGGTTGCTCCACTTCCTTATCTACACTTCATCTTGCCTATGCTTTAATGGCTTTAGGGTACAGTAATATCTTGGTCAGTTGTGCCGAGACATTATCCAAAGTAATCGACCCTGAAAATGAAAAAACCTGGATAGGTTTAGCTGATGGTGCTGCTGCCTTGTTTATGGAAAAAAAGGAGACTGGTGCCTTCACCATTGAAAAAACTTTTTTTTCTACGGAGGGAAAATACGTTGAAGCGTTTACTACCCAGGGTGTTTTTCCGCCGACCCAAGAACAAATTGATACCATAGGTTATCATTTAATTGGCGATGAATCCCTGATGAAAGAACTGGCCTATGTTAAGTACAAGCAGATGTTGGCCCATTTACTCCCTACAGAAGAGGACAGAGAAGCGATCACCTGGATCATTCCACATCAAGTGAATCGCAAACTAATCACCCACCTTCTTGAAGAAAATCAAATAATCAATAAATCCATAATTTGGGATTCCGATACGATTGGTAATCTTGGTGGTGCATCGGTTCTTTACTCTTTAGCAAGAGCGGTCGAGGAAAAGATTTTTGACCGCCCTGGAAAAATACTCATGATGAGTGTTGGAGGCGGACTCTCCTACGCAGCACAGGTTCTCCAATTTCATAAGCCATGA
- a CDS encoding fatty acyl-AMP ligase, with protein sequence MNKEIFNCISLVDAIQYRALHTPEKVSCTFVNRDLEEKITYAELDERAKAIAARLQAQGAKPGDRILLLFSPGLPLIQAFFGCLYAGCIAVPIYPPAQAKLLDKAHRIIHNAKPVCVIMTADHLVKFAALDKQGKPYLDDVPCLAIDTIELQMSGQWQPPLIRKHDIAFLQYTSGSTMHPKGVIITHDNLLDNIHKIYHAFQLNEETISFSWLPPHHDMGLIGYILTPLYAGVPTYLMSPFSFLQNPLSWLQNISKYRVTISGSPNFAYDYCVKRIKEEKKEGLDLSSWTIASNGAEPIRKETLEHFYHAFKDYGFRKETFYPCYGLAEATLLVTGHVTGTPYRTVTLAKEQYQDHRVHFAEEENPHSHSLVSCGQLLQTVKIVDSETRTLCDNDQIGEIWVQSASVAQGYWQQEEETQHAFQGKIHDDPCNQIYLRTGDLGFVHEGELYVTGRIKDLIILYGKNHYPQDIEYSILHAPAHESLGKCAAFVMQTGHEYELTVMCEVKNRFMTPEEQETLFHTIFELVYQTHQLEVHHIILIPLKAMPHTTSGKIRRNFCRKHLLDSTLPIISSWRLNKVEG encoded by the coding sequence ATGAATAAAGAGATTTTTAATTGTATCTCACTGGTAGATGCAATTCAGTACCGAGCCCTTCATACTCCGGAAAAGGTGAGCTGCACTTTTGTAAATAGAGATTTAGAAGAAAAAATAACTTATGCTGAGCTGGACGAACGAGCAAAAGCCATTGCCGCACGCTTACAAGCTCAAGGAGCAAAACCTGGGGACAGGATCTTATTATTATTTTCCCCTGGTTTGCCTCTGATTCAAGCTTTTTTTGGTTGTCTTTACGCAGGATGTATTGCGGTACCCATTTATCCCCCTGCGCAAGCAAAATTATTAGATAAGGCACATCGCATCATTCACAATGCAAAGCCTGTATGTGTCATTATGACGGCAGATCATTTAGTAAAATTTGCCGCACTCGATAAACAAGGAAAACCATATTTGGATGACGTTCCGTGTCTAGCCATAGACACCATAGAATTACAAATGAGTGGGCAGTGGCAGCCACCGCTGATTCGAAAACATGACATTGCTTTTCTGCAGTACACCTCAGGCTCAACGATGCATCCTAAAGGAGTGATTATTACTCATGACAATTTGTTGGATAATATTCACAAAATTTACCATGCTTTTCAGTTAAATGAAGAAACCATCTCCTTCAGCTGGCTCCCACCTCATCATGATATGGGATTAATAGGGTATATTTTGACTCCCCTTTATGCAGGTGTTCCAACTTATCTGATGTCCCCTTTTTCTTTTTTACAAAATCCGCTTTCCTGGTTACAAAACATTAGCAAATACAGAGTAACCATTAGTGGCAGTCCTAATTTTGCATACGATTATTGTGTGAAACGCATTAAAGAAGAAAAAAAAGAGGGTTTGGATTTAAGTTCCTGGACCATTGCCTCTAATGGTGCTGAACCCATTAGAAAAGAAACTTTAGAACATTTTTATCATGCCTTTAAAGACTATGGGTTTCGCAAAGAAACCTTCTATCCTTGTTATGGATTGGCTGAAGCGACTTTATTAGTAACAGGTCATGTCACTGGTACACCCTATCGCACAGTCACCCTAGCTAAAGAACAGTATCAGGATCATCGCGTCCATTTTGCTGAAGAAGAAAATCCACATAGCCACAGCCTAGTCAGTTGCGGCCAATTGCTGCAAACAGTAAAAATTGTTGATTCAGAAACACGCACCCTCTGTGATAATGATCAAATCGGGGAAATTTGGGTACAAAGCGCCAGTGTTGCTCAAGGTTATTGGCAACAAGAAGAAGAAACACAGCACGCATTTCAAGGCAAAATTCATGATGATCCCTGTAATCAAATATATTTAAGGACGGGCGATTTAGGTTTTGTACATGAAGGAGAGCTATATGTGACTGGCCGCATCAAAGATTTGATTATCCTCTATGGAAAAAATCATTATCCACAAGACATAGAATACTCCATCTTACATGCGCCAGCGCATGAATCTCTCGGTAAATGTGCTGCCTTTGTCATGCAAACCGGACATGAATACGAACTGACCGTCATGTGTGAGGTAAAAAATCGTTTTATGACACCTGAGGAACAAGAAACCTTGTTTCATACCATTTTTGAACTGGTTTATCAGACTCATCAACTTGAAGTTCATCACATTATTCTTATTCCACTTAAGGCAATGCCTCATACTACCAGTGGTAAAATTCGTCGAAATTTCTGTCGCAAACACTTATTGGATAGTACACTGCCTATCATCTCTAGCTGGCGATTGAATAAGGTTGAGGGTTAA
- a CDS encoding class I adenylate-forming enzyme family protein, producing the protein MQFLAQDSPNKVALSFEKHRLSFAELETAIKTMSLQFDKLPPGILILQATPHPLFVIQLLAALTIGKPVALFPPQELEAQKRAILSTSMTVNEHGELLEIQENNRIKHHPDLALVLFTSGSTGQMKAVQLSLKNISANCRAVISALEFSQVEDQLLFLPLSYSFGLLGQLLPGLIAGITTELISQFTDIKTVLESGKVPEMWSGVPSHWVAISKMAALFPESAAKIKAVVSAGAPLSIALRDNLVRTFPKAIIYNNYGLTEASPRVLTYSSKDPLFLEDFAGYPIGDWQIRLSEDNELLIKGSQLMLGYLGEEQQSRIEEDWFSTGDLAEQLPSGLIAIKGRRDHIVNIGGEKVNLIEIEHKICQINGIKEVIVLPLADELYGIRLLACMEQGCFAPNITEQMLAEQLKQQFLPQKLPISVQLLEKLPRNQHGKLDRKNLLLSQKDKIHAH; encoded by the coding sequence ATGCAATTTTTGGCTCAAGATTCTCCAAATAAAGTTGCGCTAAGTTTTGAGAAGCACCGTTTAAGTTTTGCGGAGCTAGAAACAGCAATCAAGACCATGTCCTTACAATTCGACAAACTTCCACCTGGAATACTGATTTTACAAGCAACGCCTCACCCCCTATTTGTGATTCAATTATTAGCTGCTTTAACTATCGGAAAACCCGTAGCACTTTTCCCCCCTCAAGAATTGGAAGCGCAAAAACGAGCTATTTTAAGCACGAGCATGACCGTTAATGAACATGGGGAACTTTTAGAAATACAGGAAAACAATCGCATCAAACATCATCCTGATTTAGCGTTAGTACTCTTTACTTCAGGGAGTACTGGACAAATGAAAGCAGTACAACTTTCTCTAAAAAATATCAGCGCCAATTGTCGAGCAGTTATAAGCGCCCTTGAGTTTTCTCAAGTTGAGGATCAATTGTTATTTTTACCTTTGTCCTATTCTTTTGGCTTGTTAGGCCAATTACTCCCAGGGTTAATTGCGGGCATAACGACTGAATTGATCTCCCAATTTACTGACATCAAAACAGTGTTAGAAAGCGGTAAAGTCCCTGAAATGTGGAGCGGGGTCCCCTCTCATTGGGTTGCAATAAGTAAAATGGCTGCGTTGTTTCCTGAAAGTGCTGCAAAAATAAAGGCGGTTGTCTCTGCAGGAGCCCCTTTGAGCATTGCATTACGGGACAACTTGGTGCGTACCTTTCCCAAAGCAATAATTTACAATAATTACGGGTTAACAGAGGCATCCCCTCGCGTACTGACTTATTCCAGTAAAGACCCTTTATTTCTCGAAGATTTTGCCGGTTACCCCATTGGTGATTGGCAAATACGTTTGTCAGAAGACAATGAATTGCTCATTAAAGGCAGTCAATTGATGTTAGGGTATCTAGGGGAAGAACAACAATCCCGTATCGAAGAGGACTGGTTTTCTACTGGAGATTTAGCCGAGCAATTGCCTTCGGGTTTAATCGCAATTAAAGGACGCAGAGATCACATCGTGAATATAGGCGGTGAAAAGGTCAATTTAATTGAGATAGAGCATAAAATTTGCCAAATTAATGGGATTAAAGAAGTGATTGTCTTACCTTTGGCTGATGAATTGTATGGTATCCGCTTACTTGCCTGTATGGAACAAGGTTGTTTTGCCCCCAACATCACAGAGCAAATGCTTGCCGAACAATTAAAACAACAATTTTTACCCCAAAAGCTTCCGATTAGTGTGCAATTACTTGAAAAATTGCCGCGTAATCAACACGGAAAACTGGATAGAAAAAACCTACTTTTAAGTCAGAAGGATAAAATCCATGCTCACTGA
- a CDS encoding acyl carrier protein, which translates to MLTERIRNTLIKIGLTPLPQDTSASLEQGGLDSLMLALLIIELEREFKLKIPVMPLVKEHYVSIDSIAKHLLELGAQ; encoded by the coding sequence ATGCTCACTGAACGCATTCGCAATACTTTGATAAAGATTGGGCTTACCCCTCTTCCCCAAGATACATCCGCCTCATTGGAACAAGGCGGTCTGGATAGTTTAATGTTGGCCCTGCTTATTATCGAGTTGGAGCGTGAGTTTAAACTAAAAATCCCGGTTATGCCTTTAGTAAAAGAACATTATGTATCGATAGACAGTATCGCAAAACACTTACTTGAATTGGGGGCACAATGA